One Fusobacterium ulcerans DNA segment encodes these proteins:
- a CDS encoding HU family DNA-binding protein, with product MTEGEFIRFYKKRNNSKSHKEVREKIDLFWDVLFEALNEDGKVVFQDWGVFEKRKMKSRKIMVPMWKESAYTEPKEVIKFRAGKGLIKIAEGDVNE from the coding sequence ATGACAGAAGGGGAATTTATAAGATTTTATAAGAAGAGAAATAATTCTAAAAGCCATAAAGAAGTAAGAGAAAAGATAGACTTATTCTGGGATGTACTGTTTGAAGCTTTAAATGAAGATGGAAAAGTAGTATTTCAAGATTGGGGAGTATTTGAAAAAAGAAAAATGAAATCTAGAAAAATAATGGTGCCCATGTGGAAAGAATCAGCTTATACAGAGCCTAAAGAAGTAATAAAATTCAGGGCAGGTAAAGGCCTTATAAAAATAGCTGAGGGTGATGTCAATGAATAA
- a CDS encoding autotransporter outer membrane beta-barrel domain-containing protein — MIEKIMKAVKSGNKKRGRNITIGAVVGMLLSCTVAMGEDPPDTEEVGLNITNNGSGIKIDKVFPDNTLKGNTYTNNTEISADKTTGTERVSGIKIDGENKKTNLTLKNNGLISGKSSVERAYGIIVENLGANSKFNFINNGALLGETTSSKQGGYGIYIGSNLGSSTLVNNGLISAKGYHTTGIYVLETRIETLNNNGLILALGDDSGYGIYIHQRGFVKAIENKGLILAKNTGIFLMTLKDYGDTDTLINEGAILGAWEGIRISSGINGDASVMTNRGIISEENSAKECIGINISVGNGTNDRVGTLTNDGLISAKGTDASSGIKTQYSGRVGNLISNGLIISNKIGIRSTSGAAATNRGKIGNIVNNGAISAETYGIAAGPTDDKGGFIDKIVNTGVIYGKTNAIKKEAGTDVEGEIESTINYGILVNGANNDVFDVSGKTLKNYGLTIKNDGAEVTVGTDTPPDEIIVGYKRTVENGIAKDTEIKRKLTIKNAEIIDDSASGGTPLKEITTGTGTKSFEFLSENETEYDNSILNGMDNTLEISGAEVNREVKGSIINAYGNAVIFKDANQKNLTLSGTIVNGGIESGTVAIQGSEGADTLILQSGKVEYSDKTTGSQNTIVNGDIDMGDGKNSITLKTDTIVNGSITTGKDNDTLIIESGAISNGNIVMGEGNDTLTIGSGAIINGTLNGGKVTTSAPSVPITTFATENNTLNFGTADSPSKEETRVFYDISGFESININSKVTFYEKTVKADDGTAKGLEVTGVNDLTIGKNGVLTLRIDGANSNSHALSSNTDTGTIKSEDGGKLLLALNGVGNTATVSFGGLELDDSLKTGHEADYQRDVTLETTSVLHSVKRGTGTNDLEITARVNLPYSPNLRYEKLNKIYHSIISVEDLLGNFNVDDEGLVLFLDYLNNIYTGSPYSYSSELSRKSAGMFRDIVVDNIFRPEKDKWMIYGGLTHIDGGTKDTYYGKGYYTTDIGSSDMDADTKITGAYMLGEYGVSDTLTSGVVIGGNKLKSDLSNGSKVDGSALYLGAYAKKYIGNLKVTVGAGFQYGDYDADRLAVNKVTSDSAESVMKYSDNYNDITYDIYLNGRYSHNIGNNLFLEPYTTLSYTYIDQDGANEGNKTLAIETDSKSFDYTVGKVGVDLKKVIPHEKGKSTLSAGVSYTKILDGADEEHITGRFKGGSDFDILVAHKNEHSIGLNAKYALELENGVIFDVKGTYSVERDSHNGSGKNRTKGEWIVGAGLGYKF, encoded by the coding sequence ATGATAGAAAAGATTATGAAGGCTGTAAAAAGCGGCAACAAAAAAAGGGGAAGAAATATTACCATAGGAGCAGTAGTGGGAATGCTTCTATCTTGTACTGTTGCAATGGGGGAAGACCCACCAGACACAGAGGAAGTAGGTTTGAATATAACAAATAATGGCAGTGGAATAAAAATTGACAAAGTATTCCCTGACAATACCTTGAAAGGAAATACTTATACAAACAACACTGAAATATCAGCAGATAAAACTACAGGGACAGAAAGAGTAAGTGGAATAAAAATAGATGGGGAAAATAAGAAAACCAATTTAACTCTTAAAAATAATGGTCTGATATCAGGTAAAAGCTCCGTTGAACGCGCATATGGAATAATAGTAGAGAATTTAGGAGCGAATAGTAAATTTAATTTTATAAATAATGGTGCACTTTTAGGAGAAACTACTTCTAGTAAGCAAGGTGGATATGGAATTTATATAGGCTCAAATTTAGGAAGCTCCACTCTTGTAAATAATGGCTTAATATCAGCAAAAGGTTATCATACTACTGGAATATATGTACTTGAAACTAGGATAGAAACTTTAAATAATAATGGTTTGATTTTAGCTTTGGGAGATGATTCAGGTTATGGCATCTATATACATCAAAGAGGTTTTGTAAAAGCTATAGAAAATAAAGGGTTGATTTTAGCAAAGAATACTGGAATATTTCTTATGACTTTGAAGGATTATGGAGATACAGACACTTTAATAAATGAGGGGGCTATTTTAGGAGCTTGGGAAGGAATTCGTATATCTTCAGGTATTAATGGTGATGCATCAGTTATGACAAATAGAGGAATAATTTCAGAAGAGAACTCAGCAAAAGAGTGTATAGGAATAAATATATCTGTTGGCAATGGAACTAATGACAGAGTAGGAACTTTAACAAATGATGGGTTGATTTCAGCAAAAGGGACTGATGCCAGTTCAGGAATAAAAACACAGTATTCAGGAAGAGTAGGAAATTTAATAAGCAATGGGTTGATTATATCAAACAAAATAGGAATAAGATCAACTAGTGGAGCTGCTGCTACTAATAGAGGGAAGATAGGAAATATAGTAAATAATGGGGCAATTTCAGCAGAAACTTATGGAATTGCAGCTGGTCCAACTGATGACAAAGGTGGTTTCATTGATAAAATAGTAAATACAGGAGTTATTTATGGGAAAACTAATGCTATAAAAAAAGAGGCTGGAACAGATGTTGAGGGAGAAATTGAAAGTACTATCAACTATGGAATACTTGTAAATGGAGCAAATAATGATGTATTTGATGTATCAGGAAAGACATTAAAGAATTATGGACTTACAATAAAAAATGATGGAGCGGAAGTAACAGTAGGAACTGATACACCTCCAGATGAAATAATAGTAGGATATAAAAGAACAGTTGAGAATGGAATAGCTAAAGATACTGAAATAAAAAGAAAATTAACTATAAAAAATGCTGAAATAATTGATGATTCAGCATCAGGAGGAACACCACTAAAAGAAATAACAACAGGAACTGGAACAAAAAGTTTTGAATTTTTATCAGAAAATGAAACAGAATATGATAATTCTATACTGAATGGAATGGATAATACATTAGAAATTTCAGGAGCAGAAGTGAACAGAGAAGTAAAAGGCTCTATAATCAATGCTTATGGAAATGCGGTTATATTTAAAGATGCAAACCAAAAGAATCTTACTCTATCTGGAACAATAGTAAATGGTGGAATAGAAAGTGGAACAGTTGCTATACAAGGAAGCGAGGGAGCAGATACTCTTATACTTCAATCTGGAAAGGTAGAATATTCAGATAAAACAACAGGCTCTCAAAATACTATAGTCAATGGCGATATAGATATGGGGGATGGAAAAAACAGTATAACTCTAAAAACTGATACAATAGTAAATGGAAGTATAACTACAGGAAAAGACAATGATACGCTGATTATAGAAAGTGGTGCAATAAGCAACGGAAATATAGTTATGGGAGAAGGAAATGATACGCTGACAATAGGTAGTGGAGCTATAATCAATGGAACTCTTAATGGAGGAAAAGTCACTACTTCTGCTCCCTCTGTTCCTATAACTACTTTTGCTACTGAAAATAATACTCTTAACTTTGGTACAGCAGATTCTCCAAGCAAAGAAGAAACAAGAGTTTTCTATGATATATCTGGTTTTGAAAGTATAAATATAAACTCAAAGGTTACATTCTATGAAAAAACTGTTAAGGCTGATGATGGAACAGCAAAAGGTTTAGAAGTAACAGGAGTAAATGATTTAACAATAGGTAAAAATGGAGTACTTACTTTAAGAATAGATGGAGCAAATAGTAATTCCCATGCACTATCATCAAATACTGATACTGGAACAATAAAGTCAGAAGATGGAGGAAAGCTTCTTTTGGCACTGAATGGTGTTGGAAATACTGCTACAGTATCTTTTGGAGGTCTTGAGTTAGATGACAGTTTAAAGACAGGACATGAAGCTGACTATCAAAGAGACGTAACTTTAGAAACAACATCAGTACTTCATTCTGTAAAAAGAGGAACAGGAACTAATGATCTAGAAATTACAGCCAGAGTCAATCTTCCATATTCACCTAATTTAAGATATGAAAAATTGAATAAAATATATCATAGTATTATATCTGTTGAGGATTTACTAGGAAACTTTAATGTAGATGATGAGGGATTAGTCTTATTCTTAGATTATTTAAATAATATCTATACAGGAAGTCCTTACTCATATTCAAGTGAGCTTTCAAGAAAATCAGCAGGAATGTTTAGAGACATAGTTGTTGATAATATTTTCAGACCAGAAAAAGATAAATGGATGATATATGGTGGACTTACTCACATAGATGGTGGAACTAAAGATACATACTATGGAAAAGGATATTACACAACTGATATAGGAAGCTCTGACATGGATGCAGATACTAAGATAACTGGAGCATATATGTTAGGTGAGTATGGAGTATCTGACACACTTACTTCTGGTGTAGTAATTGGAGGAAATAAATTAAAATCTGATTTATCTAATGGTTCAAAAGTAGATGGAAGTGCATTGTATCTTGGAGCTTATGCAAAAAAATATATTGGAAATCTAAAAGTAACAGTAGGAGCAGGATTCCAGTATGGAGACTATGATGCTGATAGACTGGCAGTAAACAAAGTAACTTCTGATTCAGCAGAATCAGTGATGAAATATTCTGACAATTACAATGATATAACATACGATATTTACTTAAATGGAAGATATTCTCACAATATTGGAAACAACTTATTCTTAGAGCCTTACACAACTCTATCATATACATACATAGACCAAGATGGAGCTAATGAAGGAAATAAAACTCTAGCTATAGAAACTGATTCAAAATCATTTGACTATACAGTTGGAAAAGTGGGAGTAGACTTGAAGAAAGTAATTCCTCATGAAAAAGGTAAAAGCACACTTTCAGCAGGAGTTAGCTATACTAAGATACTTGATGGAGCTGATGAGGAACATATCACAGGAAGATTTAAAGGTGGATCAGATTTTGATATCTTAGTAGCTCATAAAAATGAACATAGTATTGGATTGAATGCTAAATATGCACTTGAACTGGAAAATGGAGTAATCTTTGATGTAAAGGGAACTTATTCAGTAGAGAGAGACTCGCACAATGGTTCTGGTAAAAACAGAACTAAAGGTGAATGGATAGTAGGAGCAGGTTTAGGTTACAAATTTTAA
- a CDS encoding HU family DNA-binding protein, which produces MNKRELAKVYKKRHSSNNLTVKKAVEEINEFLETVKEAIAIDSEVRFPKRGAFEILIRQPRVVSNPVTREQMEIYPKKTVRFRASKKMK; this is translated from the coding sequence ATGAATAAAAGAGAACTGGCAAAGGTATATAAAAAAAGGCATTCATCAAATAATCTCACAGTAAAGAAAGCAGTGGAGGAAATAAATGAGTTTCTTGAAACAGTGAAAGAAGCAATAGCTATAGACAGCGAAGTGAGGTTTCCAAAAAGAGGAGCATTTGAAATACTCATAAGACAGCCAAGAGTAGTATCTAATCCAGTAACAAGAGAACAAATGGAAATATATCCAAAGAAAACAGTGAGATTCAGAGCATCTAAGAAAATGAAATAA